CGAGGCGCGCCGCCGCTCGCGCAGGAGGAGGATCGCGAGCCCCACGACGCCGATCGCGGCGAAGCTGAACCACTGGATGGCGTAGCCCAGGTGCGGCCCCTCGTCGAGCGCGGGCGCGCCCAGGCGCACGGGCGGCGCCGCGCGGGCCGAATCGGCGCCGGGGAGCTGCTGCAGGTAGAGCGGGAGGACGGACCCGGGCGCCAGCCGCCGCAGCGTCTCCAGGTCCAGCCGCCGGTAGGTGGTGGCCCCGCCCGCGCGCGCGGCGGCCGGGGCGCCGCCGTCGCGGGTGACGGGGACCTCCTGGAGGATGCCCTCGACCCGGCGCGCCCCCGGCTCGGCGTACGGCGCCGGGTCCGCCGTGGCCGCGTCGGGCGAGGGGACCCACCCGCGGTTCACGTAGACGACGGCGCCGGTGCCGCCGACCGCCAGCGGGGTGACGAGGTGGACGCCCGGCCTGCCGTCCTGCACGCGCCCCCGGAGGACGACTTCGCCCGCGGGGAGGTAGACGCCCGCCGCGCGCACCCGCCGGTTGACGAAGCGCCCGGGGTCGCGGCGGATGGAGTCGGCGGCCGCCGCGTCGAGCGCGAGCGGGGGGAGGCTCATCTTCGAGACGAGCGCGGCGTTGCGCTCGCGCTTCTGCTGCAGCCGGTCGAGCTGCCAGAAGCCCAGGCGCACGCAGAGCGCGCACATCGCCAGGATGAACGCGGCGCCCAGCACGCCGCGCGGGGAGATCTTCATCGTCCGACGGCAGATTCGGGGTCGTTTCGCGCGGAGAATCTACCACCCGGCGGGCATCCGTGCTCGTATGGATCGACATGTCTCACACGGAGTCAACGGAGTTAACGGAGTTAACGGAGAAACCCCCTCGCTGTTCTCCGTTGACTCCGTTTCCTCCGTGTGAGGCTTTTCAGCCGGCCCTTGACACGGAGAGAATCCGAAACTAGTCTAGTTACAGTTTCTCGGGAGCGACGAAACGAGGCAGGATGATCAGCAGCAGGGTCGCGGTAGCCGTTCACGTGCTCGCCTACCTGGCGTGGAAGCGGTCCGAGGGTGCCACCTCGGAGCGCATCGCCGCCAGCGTGAACACCAACCCGGTGGTGGTGCGCCGCATCGTGGGCGCGCTGCGCAACGCGGGGATGGTGACGGTGCAGCCGGGCGTGGGCGGCGGCGCGCAGCTCGCCCGCGAGCCGGGACAGATCACGCTGCTGGACGTCTACCGCGCGGTGGAGGACGCCGACGAGCTGTTCTCGCTGCACCCGCAAACGCCGCGGCGCGACTGCAGCATCGGCGGCAACATCCAGCACGTGCTGCAGGGGATCTTCTGCCGCGCCCGCCAGGCGATGGAGCGCGAGCTGGACGAGGTCACCATCGCCGACGTGGGGCGCGAGGTGATGGCGCGCGCGGGGCACTGCGGGTGCGATCGCGTGCAGGAGCCCGCCCACGCCGCCGCGGGCGAACGGCAGGCGTAGCCGTCCGGACGGCCGCCTTTTCCACATAAATGTAACTGTAACAGGCACGGTTTTCGAAACGGCGGTATCGTTTCGGCCGGGTGGAGACGAGGGGAAGGAGGAGGCGATGACGATCACATGGCGAGACCCGATCCGGCGATCGCTCCCCGTCCAAGTGCTCTTCCTGCTCTTCCTGCTGGCCGCCGCGCCGGCCGCGGCGCAGGAGGGGAGGATCGTGGGGCGGGTGACGGACGGGACCGGGAGCCCGGTGGCCGGGGCGCGCGTGACGCTCACGCCGGCCGACGCGGAGCAGCCGGCGCGCAGCACGGTGACGGGCGAGACGGGCGGCTTCGAGTTCGCGGGGGTGCGGCCGGGGGAGTACCGGCTGCGCGCGGTGGGGACGGGATACGGCGCCCGGGAGCTGCGGGTGGCGCTCGATCCCGGGAAGCTGCAGAGCGTGATCGCGCGGCTGGCGCCCGCGCGGCGGGGGGAAGCGCTCGCGGAGCAGCGCCGCGGACCGCGGCGGCGGCCGTAAGCTGTTCCCCCGCAAGGGATTGGTGCGTCCAAAACCGTAACAGTGACGGTTTCGGTTGCGTCGCGAAGGGCGCAACGGGGGCCGCGGAAAAGCGAAGACGAGAGGGTCGAGATGAGCGACACGAGGGAGCGGAACCTGTTCTCGCCCTTCCAGCTCGGGCCGTACGAGCTGCGCAACCGGCTGGTGATGGCGCCGATGACGCGCAACCGCGCCGGCGAGGGGAACGTGCCCACGCCGCTGATGGCCGAGTACTACGCGCAGCGGGCCACGGCGGGGCTGATCGTGACGGAGGGGTCGCAGGTGTCGCCGCAGGGGGCGGGCTACCCGCACACGCCGGGGATCCACACCCGCGAGCAGGTGGAGGGGTGGCGCGGGGTGACCGACGCGGTGCACGCGGCGGGCGGGCGCATCTTCCTGCAGCTCTGGCACGTGGGTCGGGTGTCGCACCCGTCGCTGCAGCCGGGCGGGGCGCTCCCCGTGGCGCCGTCGCCGCTGGGGATCCAGGGGCAGGCCGTCACCCCGCACGGGCCGCAGCCGTTCGTCACCCCGCGCCCGCTGGAGACGGAGGAGGTCGCGTCGGTCGTGGAAGACTTCGCGGAAGGGGCGCGGCTGGCGTACCAGGCGGGGTTCGACGGGGTGGAGCTGCATGGGGCCAACGGCTACCTGATCGACCAGTTCCTGCGCGACGGCTCCAACCGGCGCACCGACCGCTACGGCGGCACCGTGCCGAACCGGGTGCGCTTCCTGGAGGAGGTGGCGGCCGCCGTGGTGGACGTGTGGGGCGGCGACCGGGTGGGAGTGCGCCTCTCGCCGCTCGGCACCACGAACGGGATGGCCGACTCGGACCCGGAGGCCACCTTCGGCTACGCGGCGTACGCGCTGAACCGCTTCGGGCTGGCGTACCTGCACGTGGTCGAGCCGGTGGCGCCGGGGAGCAGCCCGACCCGGATCTCGCCGGCGCTCCGGGCCATCTTCCGCGGGCCGTTCATCGCCAACGGGGGCTATGGGGCAGAGAGCGCCCACGCGGCGGTCGCGTCGGGGCGGGCGGACCTGGTGAGCTTCGGGACGGCGTTCCTGGCCAACCCCGACCTGCCGCGCCGCTTCCGCGAGGGGGCGCCGCTCAACGAGCCGGACCGCGCCACCTTCTACGGCGGCGACGAGCGGGGCTACACCGACTACCCGCCGCTCGACGCGGTGCGGGCGGCGTGAGAAGGGCACACGAGACAGGGAGGAAGGGAGGCACCATGCTGGCACTGCTCACGCTCCCCCGCGGCGTCCCGGTGGAGCCGGCGCTGGAGCTGGCCGACGCACGGCGCGAGGAGCCCGTCGGCATTGTCATCCGCCCCGGACCGGCCCCCGCGCCCGCCTCGGGCGCGTCGCGGCCGCGTCCGAGCCAGGCGATGGGATGAAGCAACGATAAACTACATGTCTCACGCAGAGGAAGCAGAGGTAGCAGAGAGAGCCCCGGAGCGGCGATGAACTCTCTGCTAACTCTGCTGACTCTGCGTGAGTCCAATGCTGTTTTGCCAGTCTATCGGAACCAAGGTGAATTCATGAGATTGAAGTCGTGGCGGAGCGGGACGGCGAAGCCGGGGTATCAGGCGC
Above is a window of Longimicrobium sp. DNA encoding:
- a CDS encoding SURF1 family protein, whose product is MKISPRGVLGAAFILAMCALCVRLGFWQLDRLQQKRERNAALVSKMSLPPLALDAAAADSIRRDPGRFVNRRVRAAGVYLPAGEVVLRGRVQDGRPGVHLVTPLAVGGTGAVVYVNRGWVPSPDAATADPAPYAEPGARRVEGILQEVPVTRDGGAPAAARAGGATTYRRLDLETLRRLAPGSVLPLYLQQLPGADSARAAPPVRLGAPALDEGPHLGYAIQWFSFAAIGVVGLAILLLRERRRASK
- a CDS encoding Rrf2 family transcriptional regulator, coding for MISSRVAVAVHVLAYLAWKRSEGATSERIAASVNTNPVVVRRIVGALRNAGMVTVQPGVGGGAQLAREPGQITLLDVYRAVEDADELFSLHPQTPRRDCSIGGNIQHVLQGIFCRARQAMERELDEVTIADVGREVMARAGHCGCDRVQEPAHAAAGERQA
- a CDS encoding carboxypeptidase-like regulatory domain-containing protein — its product is MTITWRDPIRRSLPVQVLFLLFLLAAAPAAAQEGRIVGRVTDGTGSPVAGARVTLTPADAEQPARSTVTGETGGFEFAGVRPGEYRLRAVGTGYGARELRVALDPGKLQSVIARLAPARRGEALAEQRRGPRRRP
- a CDS encoding alkene reductase, translating into MSDTRERNLFSPFQLGPYELRNRLVMAPMTRNRAGEGNVPTPLMAEYYAQRATAGLIVTEGSQVSPQGAGYPHTPGIHTREQVEGWRGVTDAVHAAGGRIFLQLWHVGRVSHPSLQPGGALPVAPSPLGIQGQAVTPHGPQPFVTPRPLETEEVASVVEDFAEGARLAYQAGFDGVELHGANGYLIDQFLRDGSNRRTDRYGGTVPNRVRFLEEVAAAVVDVWGGDRVGVRLSPLGTTNGMADSDPEATFGYAAYALNRFGLAYLHVVEPVAPGSSPTRISPALRAIFRGPFIANGGYGAESAHAAVASGRADLVSFGTAFLANPDLPRRFREGAPLNEPDRATFYGGDERGYTDYPPLDAVRAA